One Coffea arabica cultivar ET-39 chromosome 5e, Coffea Arabica ET-39 HiFi, whole genome shotgun sequence DNA segment encodes these proteins:
- the LOC113687607 gene encoding uncharacterized protein, with amino-acid sequence MSAEEELRIFDIYWFEHCILRKKQPSTSNPVLDIDGEVKPKLKLSSTPSFVVRSFSAQNLSSKDSPSTTSPDHRSPSPKSVLLLPKPQTILSGKEVGEFSEVEENKAGFDAGKKRRRRERRRNNSKSLSELEFEELKGFMDLGFVFSDEDKDSSLVSIIPGLQRLGRKVDEEEEKKDFADEKPVVSRPYLSEAWDVLDEKKAERKVKKKLMNWKINPGLGNEMEIKDQLRFWAHTVASTVR; translated from the coding sequence ATGTCAGCTGAAGAAGAGCTAAGAATCTTCGATATTTACTGGTTTGAGCATTGCATCCTTAGGAAAAAACAACCCTCAACCTCAAATCCAGTTCTTGATATTGATGGAGAGGTTAAACCAAAATTAAAGCTTTCTTCCACTCCTTCATTTGTTGTTAGATCTTTTAGTGCGCAAAATTTGAGCTCCAAAGATAGCCCATCGACTACTTCTCCTGATCATCGGTCTCCTTCTCCAAAGTCTGTTCTTCTTTTGCCTAAGCCACAAACGATTCTGTCTGGGAAGGAAGTCGGAGAGTTTTCAGAAGTAGAAGAAAATAAAGCTGGTTTTGATGCAGGGAAAAAGaggaggagaagagagaggagaaGAAACAATAGCAAGAGTTTGTCTGAGCTTGAGTTTGAGGAGTTAAAAGGGTTTATGGATCTGGGATTCGTGTTTTCTGATGAAGATAAAGATTCAAGTTTGGTTTCCATCATCCCTGGATTGCAGAGATTGGGAAGGAAAGTtgacgaagaagaagaaaagaaggattTTGCTGATGAAAAACCTGTTGTTTCAAGGCCATATCTATCTGAAGCATGGGACGTTTTAGATGAAAAGAAGGCTGAGAGAAAGGTAAAGAAGAAATTGATGAATTGGAAAATTAATCCAGGTTTGGGAAAtgaaatggaaatcaaagatCAACTCAGGTTCTGGGCTCATACTGTTGCATCTACTGTTAGATGA